In Paenibacillus phoenicis, one genomic interval encodes:
- the pflA gene encoding pyruvate formate-lyase-activating protein: protein MLKGRIHSLETFGTVDGPGIRFVLFMQGCLLQCQYCHNPDTWSLTEGKEMTVEEVLAEIEPYLNYYRTSGGGLTVSGGEATLQAPFVTELFREVKKRWNLHTTLDTNGYNEGDKIRDLLDVTDLVLLDLKHIDNEKHIKLTGKPNDRMLKMARWLSDHDRKMWIRHVYVPGIHDDEQDLLELGRFIGSLKGVEKFEILPYHQMGVYKWQELGWAYPLEGVPSPTDEEIERAYRLIREGEQQVAAKP, encoded by the coding sequence ATGCTTAAAGGTCGCATACATTCGTTAGAAACGTTCGGAACCGTAGATGGACCGGGGATTCGTTTCGTCCTCTTTATGCAAGGCTGCTTGCTGCAGTGCCAATATTGCCATAACCCGGACACCTGGAGCTTGACGGAAGGCAAGGAGATGACCGTCGAGGAAGTTCTGGCCGAGATCGAGCCGTATTTGAACTATTACCGTACATCGGGCGGCGGACTGACGGTATCCGGCGGCGAAGCGACGCTGCAGGCGCCGTTTGTCACGGAATTGTTCCGGGAAGTGAAGAAACGCTGGAACCTTCATACGACGCTGGATACGAACGGCTATAATGAAGGGGATAAAATTCGCGATCTGCTGGATGTAACGGATCTGGTCCTGCTGGATCTGAAGCATATCGACAACGAGAAGCATATCAAGCTGACGGGCAAACCCAACGATCGAATGTTGAAGATGGCACGCTGGCTGTCGGATCATGATCGGAAAATGTGGATTCGTCACGTGTATGTGCCCGGCATCCACGACGATGAGCAGGATTTACTGGAGCTTGGGAGATTTATCGGCAGCCTGAAGGGCGTGGAGAAATTCGAAATTCTTCCTTACCACCAAATGGGCGTGTACAAATGGCAGGAGCTCGGTTGGGCTTATCCGCTGGAAGGCGTACCTTCGCCAACGGATGAAGAGATCGAACGAGCTTATCGGTTGATTCGTGAAGGCGAGCAGCAAGTAGCAGCCAAACCGTGA
- the pflB gene encoding formate C-acetyltransferase translates to MSVIEREVTETKAQNAWRGFKPGKWMKEVDTRDFIQSNVNPYEGNESFLKGASANTKALWDIVSQLSVKEREAGGVLDVDVNTPSTITSHAPGYLDKEKEQIVGVQGSAPFQRTIHPFGGINMVINACKAYGFDLPAEIVNLFTTIRKTHNQGVFDAYTSEMRAARKAGIITGLPDAYGRGRIIGDYRRVALYGVDFLIKQKQQELKSLEVDVIDEDVIRLREEISEQIRALGELKQLGEMYGFDISRPANNAKEAFQWLYFGYLAAVKEQDGAAMSLGRVSSFLDIYIERDLAEGTLTEEAAQELVDHFVMKLRIVKFLRTPEYNELFSGDPTWVTESIGGMSVNGKTLVTKNSFRFLHTLYNLGPAPEPNLTVLWSEQLPDAFKKYCAKVSIETSSIQYENDDLMRPIYGDDYGIACCVSAMRIGKQMQFFGARANLAKALLYAINGGKDEKSGVQVGPEYPAITSEYLDYDEVKKRFIPMMEWLAKLYVNTLNVIHYMHDKYCYERIEMALHDRDILRTMACGIAGLSVAADSLSAIKYAKVKPIRNENGIAVDFEIEGEFPCYGNNDDRVDQIAVELVETFMGMIRKHKTYRNSLPTQSVLTITSNVVYGKKTGSTPDGRKAGEPFAPGANPMHGRDKKGALASLSSVAKLPYEHSLDGISNTFSIVPKALGKDTETRKSNLVSMMDGYFGSKAHHLNVNVFDREQLLDAMEHPENYPQLTIRVSGYAVNFIKLTREQQLDVINRTFHGKM, encoded by the coding sequence ATGTCGGTGATCGAAAGAGAAGTAACAGAAACCAAGGCGCAAAACGCATGGAGAGGCTTCAAACCTGGGAAATGGATGAAGGAAGTGGATACGCGCGATTTTATCCAATCGAACGTGAATCCTTATGAAGGTAATGAGTCCTTCTTGAAAGGCGCTTCGGCGAACACGAAAGCGTTGTGGGATATCGTATCGCAGCTGTCCGTGAAAGAACGGGAAGCCGGCGGGGTCCTGGATGTAGACGTGAACACGCCATCCACGATCACTTCCCATGCTCCTGGATATTTGGATAAAGAGAAGGAACAAATCGTAGGCGTTCAGGGCTCAGCCCCTTTCCAACGCACGATCCATCCATTCGGCGGGATCAACATGGTCATCAATGCGTGCAAAGCTTATGGCTTTGATCTGCCAGCTGAGATCGTAAATCTGTTTACAACGATTCGCAAAACCCATAACCAAGGGGTATTTGATGCTTATACATCGGAAATGAGAGCCGCCCGTAAGGCTGGGATCATCACAGGTCTTCCTGACGCATACGGCCGCGGTCGGATCATCGGGGACTACCGCCGCGTTGCCCTGTACGGCGTAGACTTCTTGATCAAGCAAAAACAACAAGAATTGAAATCTCTTGAAGTAGATGTCATCGATGAAGATGTGATCCGGCTTCGGGAAGAAATTTCTGAACAAATTCGCGCTTTAGGCGAATTGAAACAGCTCGGCGAAATGTACGGATTCGACATTTCCAGACCGGCGAACAATGCGAAGGAAGCTTTCCAATGGTTGTACTTCGGTTATCTGGCAGCGGTCAAAGAACAAGACGGTGCGGCAATGTCCCTCGGACGCGTATCTTCGTTCCTCGATATTTACATCGAACGCGATCTGGCCGAAGGAACATTAACCGAAGAAGCAGCTCAAGAATTGGTTGACCATTTCGTCATGAAGCTGCGGATCGTGAAATTCCTGAGAACGCCAGAGTACAACGAACTGTTCAGCGGCGACCCAACTTGGGTAACGGAATCGATCGGCGGGATGTCCGTAAACGGCAAGACGCTCGTAACCAAGAACAGCTTCCGCTTCCTGCATACGCTGTACAACCTGGGGCCGGCTCCAGAACCAAACCTGACCGTGCTCTGGTCGGAGCAACTGCCTGACGCCTTCAAGAAATACTGCGCGAAGGTATCGATCGAGACGAGCTCGATTCAATATGAAAACGACGATCTGATGCGTCCGATTTACGGTGACGATTACGGTATCGCATGCTGCGTCTCCGCGATGAGAATCGGGAAACAAATGCAGTTCTTCGGCGCTCGCGCAAACTTGGCGAAAGCTCTGCTGTATGCGATCAACGGCGGTAAGGATGAAAAATCCGGCGTCCAAGTTGGTCCGGAATATCCGGCCATCACTTCGGAATACCTCGACTATGACGAAGTGAAGAAACGCTTTATCCCGATGATGGAATGGCTGGCTAAGCTGTACGTGAACACCTTGAACGTGATCCACTACATGCACGATAAATACTGCTACGAACGGATCGAGATGGCGCTGCACGACCGCGACATTCTCCGCACGATGGCTTGCGGTATCGCCGGCTTGTCCGTAGCGGCTGACTCGCTCAGTGCGATCAAATATGCCAAAGTGAAACCGATCCGCAACGAAAACGGCATTGCCGTAGACTTCGAAATCGAAGGCGAGTTCCCTTGCTACGGAAACAACGACGACCGCGTTGACCAAATTGCGGTAGAGCTGGTTGAAACGTTTATGGGCATGATCCGCAAGCATAAAACGTACCGCAACTCGCTGCCAACCCAATCGGTATTGACAATTACGTCGAACGTTGTATATGGTAAGAAAACAGGCAGCACGCCGGACGGACGTAAAGCCGGCGAACCGTTCGCACCAGGGGCGAACCCGATGCACGGCCGCGACAAGAAAGGGGCGTTAGCTTCCCTGAGCTCGGTAGCGAAGCTGCCATATGAGCACAGCTTGGACGGCATCTCGAATACGTTCTCGATCGTGCCGAAGGCCTTGGGTAAAGACACGGAAACCCGAAAATCGAACCTCGTATCGATGATGGACGGATACTTCGGCAGCAAAGCGCATCACTTGAACGTAAACGTCTTTGACCGCGAACAACTGCTGGACGCAATGGAACATCCGGAAAACTATCCGCAATTAACAATCCGTGTATCGGGTTATGCGGTGAACTTCATCAAGTTGACCCGTGAACAACAACTAGATGTCATCAACCGGACCTTCCACGGCAAAATGTAA